In the genome of Blastopirellula marina, one region contains:
- a CDS encoding serine/threonine-protein kinase: MSSVEIKPPFASSRRRSPRCLHGAWEVGPQLGEGTYFRVFRARPSEGSFSGWDFALKTIRPEFKGERLLGERLNREAEAGAEITSPHIVPVIDARRGSFVVMTRVWGQTLSEILSTGKPFPLGSAVWTARQLAQGLATVHDSGWIHGDVKPDNIILSQTGHATLIDLGFAQRVNLNLPCSSRKCDRQGTLRYLPPEMLSRTAPVLPQADTYSLGVILFELITGRQLFNQTTTDDIVRAQLSQRAPNVRSLVAHVPGSLDMLVAKMLAKDPLRRPSPDDALVKALAAVEIELLSPAPKMKHVA; the protein is encoded by the coding sequence TTGTCTTCGGTCGAAATCAAACCGCCGTTCGCATCTTCCCGCCGGAGATCACCACGCTGCCTGCATGGAGCCTGGGAGGTTGGTCCGCAGTTGGGGGAAGGAACGTATTTTCGCGTCTTCCGCGCTCGCCCCAGTGAAGGAAGTTTCAGCGGTTGGGATTTCGCTCTGAAGACCATTCGCCCAGAATTCAAAGGCGAACGCCTCCTAGGGGAACGCCTCAATCGCGAAGCCGAAGCAGGGGCAGAGATTACGTCGCCTCACATCGTCCCGGTGATTGATGCCCGACGCGGTTCGTTTGTGGTGATGACGAGGGTTTGGGGCCAGACCCTGTCCGAGATTCTGTCCACAGGGAAGCCATTTCCACTAGGGTCCGCAGTTTGGACTGCGCGGCAATTGGCGCAAGGTCTGGCAACCGTCCATGATTCTGGTTGGATCCATGGCGATGTGAAGCCAGACAACATCATCCTATCGCAGACCGGCCATGCAACGCTGATCGATCTTGGCTTCGCACAGCGTGTGAACTTGAATCTTCCCTGCAGCAGTCGCAAATGCGATCGTCAAGGAACGCTGCGTTATCTACCGCCCGAGATGTTGTCGCGTACCGCGCCGGTGTTGCCGCAAGCCGATACGTATAGCCTGGGCGTCATCTTGTTCGAGCTGATCACCGGTCGCCAGCTATTCAATCAAACGACGACTGACGATATTGTCCGCGCCCAACTATCGCAGCGGGCCCCTAACGTGCGCTCCCTGGTTGCGCACGTTCCGGGCTCGCTCGATATGCTGGTGGCAAAGATGCTGGCCAAAGACCCGCTGCGCCGCCCTTCCCCAGATGACGCCCTGGTGAAGGCGCTGGCCGCGGTCGAAATCGAGTTGCTTTCCCCAGCACCGAAGATGAAGCACGTGGCTTAA
- a CDS encoding OsmC family protein: MKIKRKGSVVWQGGIKDSKGEISTESGALSSYPYGFASRFEGQKGSNPEELIGAAHSACFTMALSKILGEAGFTADKMETSAVVTLEQVDGGFAITAIHLTLTAKIPGASQEEFEELAGRAKAGCPVSKVLNTEITLDTTLES; this comes from the coding sequence ATGAAGATAAAGCGAAAAGGTTCCGTCGTCTGGCAAGGTGGAATAAAAGACAGCAAAGGAGAGATCTCGACCGAAAGCGGTGCACTGTCGAGTTATCCCTACGGGTTTGCTAGTCGATTTGAAGGGCAAAAAGGAAGCAATCCCGAAGAGCTCATCGGCGCAGCACACTCGGCTTGCTTTACGATGGCCCTCTCAAAGATCCTGGGCGAAGCAGGCTTTACCGCGGACAAAATGGAAACGTCGGCTGTTGTCACCCTCGAGCAAGTTGACGGTGGGTTTGCGATCACGGCAATCCATCTCACGCTAACGGCCAAGATCCCTGGCGCGTCACAGGAAGAGTTCGAGGAGCTCGCTGGCAGGGCAAAAGCGGGATGTCCCGTTTCTAAGGTCCTGAATACCGAAATCACACTCGATACGACTTTGGAATCTTGA